In a genomic window of bacterium:
- a CDS encoding histidinol-phosphatase gives MAGAGTTRIRVDMHLHTAGSYDCLSDPDEVVRTALARGVDRICVTDHNDIAVALELKRRYPDRVIVGEEIRTAEGVDIIGLFLREPIEKGTPARETCLRIRAQGGVVYVPHPFVGGKGGGGRILGEIADLVDAVEGFNARIHFQRLNDRAVAWAGAHGVAVGAGSDAHTLAEVGRAYVEVPPFDDEPSAFLAALRQGRIHGRLSPWRVHIASTFAKLRKRSATR, from the coding sequence ATGGCGGGAGCTGGAACGACGCGTATCCGGGTAGACATGCACCTGCACACAGCCGGGTCGTACGATTGCCTGAGCGACCCGGACGAGGTGGTGCGGACGGCGCTGGCGCGCGGGGTGGACAGGATCTGCGTGACGGACCACAACGACATTGCGGTCGCGCTGGAGTTGAAGCGCCGCTACCCGGACCGGGTCATCGTGGGTGAGGAGATTCGCACGGCCGAAGGGGTAGACATCATTGGGCTCTTCCTGCGAGAGCCCATTGAGAAAGGGACGCCGGCCCGCGAGACCTGCCTCCGGATCCGGGCGCAGGGCGGCGTGGTCTACGTCCCGCATCCGTTCGTGGGAGGGAAGGGCGGCGGCGGCAGGATCCTGGGCGAGATCGCCGACCTCGTGGACGCGGTGGAGGGGTTCAACGCGCGTATCCATTTCCAGCGCCTGAACGACCGCGCCGTCGCATGGGCGGGGGCGCACGGCGTGGCGGTGGGTGCGGGGTCGGATGCGCACACCCTCGCGGAGGTGGGTCGGGCGTACGTCGAGGTGCCGCCGTTCGACGACGAGCCGTCGGCATTCCTGGCTGCGCTCCGGCAAGGGCGGATCCACGGCCGGCTCTCGCCCTGGCGGGTGCACATCGCATCCACCTTCGCGAAGTTGAGGAAGCGGAGTGCCACACGGTGA
- a CDS encoding dephospho-CoA kinase, whose amino-acid sequence MLRVALTGNIASGKSSVARVWARLGAPIIDADVLARRAVEPGSPALERIAQAFGPGVLEPGGGLDREAMRAIVFRDEAARRRLEAIVHPEVARLRREEEQRLEREGARIVVNDIPLLFEVGLEDEFDVVVLVDAPEAVRLERLVRDRGLDPDEARRMIAAQMPAEQKRRRSDIVIENAGTLEELEARAERVWRELERRVSG is encoded by the coding sequence ATGCTGCGCGTCGCCCTCACCGGCAACATCGCCAGCGGCAAGTCTTCGGTTGCACGGGTCTGGGCGCGGTTGGGCGCCCCGATCATCGATGCCGACGTGCTGGCCCGGCGGGCCGTGGAGCCGGGGTCGCCGGCGCTGGAGCGGATCGCCCAGGCGTTCGGCCCCGGGGTGCTGGAGCCGGGCGGCGGGCTGGACCGGGAGGCGATGCGGGCGATCGTGTTCCGGGACGAGGCCGCCCGGCGCCGTCTGGAGGCCATCGTGCACCCCGAGGTGGCGCGGCTGCGGCGGGAGGAGGAGCAGCGGCTCGAGCGCGAGGGGGCGCGCATCGTCGTCAACGACATTCCGCTGTTGTTCGAGGTCGGCCTCGAAGACGAGTTCGATGTGGTCGTGCTGGTGGACGCGCCGGAAGCCGTGCGGCTGGAGCGGCTGGTGCGAGACCGGGGGCTGGACCCGGACGAGGCGCGGCGAATGATCGCGGCGCAGATGCCGGCGGAGCAGAAGCGTCGGCGGTCGGACATCGTGATCGAGAACGCGGGGACGCTCGAGGAGCTGGAAGCGAGAGCGGAGCGGGTATGGCGGGAGCTGGAACGACGCGTATCCGGGTAG
- a CDS encoding transcriptional repressor gives MTSSDTGGSGMPFVHLFRRYLRDQGLPVTQQREAIAEVVFSSPEHLSVEEIEEALRQRGEKIGKATIYRTLEMLVKSGLVAEHDFGEGFKRYEHLFGQLPVHEHLVCTECGKVTEIQNEELVRVHEEVAKEHGFQPARYRLEIYGLCAECQAAGRTLRWEGLTCPIETL, from the coding sequence ATGACCTCGTCCGACACCGGAGGCTCGGGAATGCCGTTCGTGCACCTGTTCCGGCGGTACCTGCGTGACCAGGGCTTGCCGGTCACCCAGCAGCGGGAAGCCATCGCGGAGGTGGTGTTCTCGTCGCCGGAGCACCTGTCGGTGGAGGAGATCGAGGAGGCGCTCAGGCAGCGGGGCGAGAAGATCGGCAAGGCGACGATCTATCGCACGCTGGAGATGCTCGTGAAGAGCGGGCTGGTGGCGGAGCACGATTTCGGGGAGGGGTTCAAGCGGTACGAGCACCTGTTCGGGCAGCTCCCGGTGCACGAGCACCTGGTGTGCACGGAGTGCGGGAAGGTGACGGAGATCCAGAACGAGGAGCTGGTGCGGGTGCACGAGGAGGTGGCGAAGGAGCACGGGTTCCAGCCGGCGCGGTACCGGCTGGAGATCTACGGCCTGTGCGCGGAGTGCCAGGCGGCGGGGCGGACGCTGCGCTGGGAGGGGTTGACCTGCCCGATCGAGACTCTATGA
- a CDS encoding bifunctional oligoribonuclease/PAP phosphatase NrnA, with product MPHGDTKEKVLPSAAPAPRRGESRDETTAGRLSDLDAIPAQRREPLARVLAALDSARHVVLTTHVNADGDGTGCEAALGSYLAGRGKRVTVVNPTPFPALYRYLIPDQGWIAEAGTAAANEALADADLIVVLDTSEPSRVGRLARALRDRAVVVIDHHPPAEGGIPGITLQDPTACATGELVYDLLRAGGLAEPWPPSVVEGLYVAIVTDTGSFRFANTTARAHLIAADLMRRGLDPEAVYRRIFANVPLRRIHLLRAALERLEVDPELPITWISIPREVGDALGVTSEDLEGIVEHARSIEGTEVALLFRELADGATKVSFRSSGEVDVNMLARAFGGGGHAKAAGALIGAPLERVREEVLAAAREAVRSLERPAQQR from the coding sequence GTGCCACACGGTGACACCAAGGAGAAGGTCCTCCCCAGCGCGGCGCCGGCGCCGCGCCGCGGCGAGTCGCGGGACGAGACGACGGCCGGACGCCTGAGCGACCTGGACGCGATCCCGGCGCAGCGCCGGGAGCCGCTGGCGCGCGTGCTGGCGGCGCTCGACTCCGCGCGCCACGTCGTGCTCACGACCCATGTCAACGCGGACGGCGACGGCACCGGCTGCGAGGCGGCGCTGGGGAGCTACCTGGCAGGACGCGGCAAGCGCGTGACGGTCGTCAACCCCACGCCGTTCCCGGCGCTGTACCGCTACCTCATTCCCGATCAGGGCTGGATCGCCGAGGCCGGCACGGCCGCCGCCAACGAAGCGCTGGCGGACGCGGACCTCATCGTCGTCCTGGACACGAGCGAGCCCAGCCGCGTCGGCCGGCTCGCACGGGCGCTGCGGGACCGCGCCGTCGTCGTCATCGACCACCACCCGCCGGCGGAAGGCGGCATCCCGGGCATCACGCTCCAGGACCCCACCGCGTGCGCGACGGGCGAACTGGTCTACGACCTGCTGCGCGCAGGAGGGCTCGCAGAACCGTGGCCGCCCTCGGTCGTCGAAGGGCTGTACGTCGCCATCGTGACCGACACGGGCTCCTTCCGGTTCGCGAATACGACGGCGCGCGCCCACCTCATTGCCGCGGACCTGATGCGGCGCGGGCTGGATCCGGAAGCCGTCTACCGCCGCATCTTCGCCAACGTGCCGCTGCGCCGCATCCACCTGCTGCGCGCGGCGCTGGAGCGGCTCGAGGTGGATCCGGAGTTGCCCATCACCTGGATCAGCATCCCGCGCGAGGTCGGCGACGCGCTCGGCGTCACCTCCGAGGATCTGGAGGGCATCGTCGAGCACGCCCGCTCCATCGAGGGTACGGAGGTGGCGTTGCTCTTCCGCGAGCTGGCCGACGGCGCGACCAAGGTCTCGTTCCGCTCGAGCGGCGAGGTGGATGTGAACATGCTGGCCCGTGCGTTCGGCGGCGGGGGCCACGCCAAGGCGGCGGGCGCGCTGATCGGCGCGCCGCTGGAGCGCGTCCGCGAAGAGGTCTTGGCCGCCGCGCGTGAGGCCGTACGTTCGCTTGAGCGCCCTGCGCAGCAGCGCTAG